The DNA window CAATTAGGAATAGCGATCGCAACCAGTTGCACTCGACCATTGACCATTGTTTGATCTGGTTACCAGCTCGAATGTCGTATTTTTTTGCACATTGCTCGGTGTGCTTCTTGGTTGGTTTGCGATCGCTACTCACTCTCATATTCCTCTTTTGCTCTTGATCTGATTGTGCATCACAAAATTTGCTTTGTTTAAGTCCCTGTTCATTATCTTGCCCAAATGCTGTCTCCAATCAAAACCCAAATGAGAGTTGCGGCGCTTCGCGCCGCAACTCTCATTTGGGTTTTGAGTTAGAGGCGACGCTTCGCACCGCAACTCTCAAAAGCTAGAGGCGACGCGAAGCGTCGCCTCTAGCTTTTGGGCTTTGAAAAATTCGCCGCAAATGTTGCATCCCAAATAAAATTACAAAACAGGGATTATTTATCAAATAGCGCTGCCACAGACGAATTGGCTCTTGACTAAAGCGATATAACCATTCAAGCCCAATCGCCATCATCCATTGTGGAGCTTGTGAAACCTGTCCACTATGAAAATCAAAGGCAGCACCCACCCCGATCATCACTGCCGCCAATCGATGTTGGGCGTGGCTCATCCAAAATTCTTGCTTAGGACAACCAAGGGCAACAAATACAACTTTTGCACCTGATTTAGAAATAAGTTCAATATCTTCAGCTAACAGCATCTCAAAGTTGGGATTTTCAAGCTCGAAATAAGGTGGGGCATGTTTGCCTGCGATCGCTAAATCTGGAAAGCGCAATTTTAATTTCTGCTCTAATTTATTAAGCGTTTCGTCCGTTGAGCCAAAAAGATAAATAGGTAGATTTTCTTGAGCTGCGCGATCACACCAAGCAAGCATTAGATCTGGCCCATAAACTCTCTGCTGGTTTTTTACCCCTAGCGATCGTAGCCCCCATACAAGCGGCATCCCATCAGGGGTAACAATTTCGGCATTTTCTAATACTTGGCGATAGTTACGATCCCAATAGGCTGTCATTACCACATGCACATTCGCGGCAATAATGTAGCAAAATGTCGCTTGCTGGACGAGAGTGGCAATGCGATCGCAAGTATCTACATAACTAGTTGTGTCAATGCCAACATTAATAATGGATATACGCTGACTCATAATGTTCTGGGATTTAAATTTTTAGTGGCGCGGCTTCGCCGCGCCACTAAAAATCAGTGAGACTTTTTAGTTGATAAGTTGTGCTCTAATTTGATGCTAATATCATTAAGGCAAAAAATACGGCTTTGGAGTTTTGATTCGCTCAATGAATACAGAAATTGCAGAAGATTTATTCACTCAAGGTTTAGAACGCTACAAACAAGGTGAATCTGCGGCGGAATTAATTCCTGTGTTTGAAAAAGTATGCGAACGCCAGCCTAAAGTTGCTAGCGGCTGGATTTGTCTATCTTGGTTGTACTTACTAGATAACAATGCCAAGCTCGCGATCAAGGCAGGACAGAAAGCAGTCAAAATTTCTCCTGAAGATCCCCAAGGACACATTAATCTAGCGATCGCCATGTTAGAGCTATCTCAAAAAGGGGTTCGCGAGCAAGTTGAGGCTGCTCAAAATTGGCTAATGATTTTGAAAGATATTAAGCCAGAAATTGTTGAGAATTTTGAAGAAGGATTGCGCCGTCGTCCAGATTGGAAAGCCCTTGAAAAGGTTAGAGACTGGGTGCTGAGCTAAAATCCAGCCTTTGTATTCTTAATAATTTCGGGTTGCTGTCAACATTTATGAATTGTAATTGTTGAAATTCAATAAATAACTTTATCTAACGTCATAGAACTTCATAAGAGTAGCTCTTTTGTCAGAAAATCTTAACACAGGATTTTTGTCAAGAGTGCTAGGCTACATAAATATAAATAACTGAAGCTGATAACTTTTTAATTACAGCTAAGTGACAATTTTTTATTTAGAAGGAAGTTAATAAAATGATTTTAGAAAATGTCAGAGTAAAGCCCGACACCCGCAACCACAAAGGTTTTTTTGTGTTGGAAGCTTCTTATAAACTCGTCAATATTGATGGCAATGGTTGGGCTTTAATCTGTTTAGATGACTATGCTTGTCATTACGTCGATCCTGATGATTTGAAGTTGCCTAGAGGCTGGAAAAAAACAACTAGTAACGAAGTTGTGCACGCTTAGAGATTGGCTTTTGGAGTTTCTTCTATGATTGGAACTAAAAGTCCATCAACTCTTAAATTAGATAAATCAAATTTCAAATAAAAAAGAGCAAACTCAAGTTTGCTCTTTTTTATTTATCTTTTTTATTTAAAATAGAGTTGCACCGCTTCGCGCTGCAACTCTATTTTGGGCTTTATGAACAAATCCATCCTTCAAGGTGATCGCAATTTTTAGGAATTCCATAATTGGGTAGTCGGAAAGCCAATGCTGCTTGGATTGTGGAAAGTACAGCATCAAGCGTATCGCCCGAAGCATCACTCACACATTCACAAGTAACCTGTTTATCAATTTCGACAACAAAGCCATACTTTGTATTGTATATAGGCGATCGCACCTGATTAATTATTTCTTGACGCAAAAACTGCATTTCTGTAGTTTGTTTGCGCTTATCATCAGATTTATAGCTCTGTTTACCGATTATGCTCCTTGACATTAGCGCAGGATAAATCTCAATCACAATTCGTGGATCGTTAGTGGGATGACAAGGCAAAACACTAAATCCTGCTGCCAACATTCTTGGCGCACCTTCAAAAAACATTTTACCTACAGGCACACCATAGACTTTCATCGGACTAATTGCCCCTGCGTCCCGATCAGTTTGGCGTAAATGTTCGCGATCGCCCGCAGGTCGATCTTGACGATATTGATTTAAGGTTTCCACAAACTCCTGTTTACTCATCTGTCCTATGCGATCGACATATTCCGCCCAAGTTTTCCCCCATTGTAAGTTTTGGATTAATTTCCGAGGTTGCCCCAATGGGAAATCTACTCCTGCAATCCAGACAGGCGATCGCATTAGAAATTCCATAAAAGAAGGAAAATCTATAAAACGATGGAACTTCTGAATATGTAAAATATCTGATTCTAGCCAAGCTTCTGCACAAGCGATTACTTTGTTTTTGCTAGGTGCGCTAGTAAAGTCAATTCCATATATTTTCATAATGTTCTCAAATTTATAGCTTCCGCTAAGCAAACTCCAAAAGAGAGTTGCGACTCATAGCGCCGCAACTCTCTTTTAGAAACCATTTAAGAATTGTCTAGATCCCCCCCAGCCCCCCTTAAAAAGGGGGGAGAATTAAATTCTTCCCCCTTTTTAAGGGGGATTGAGGGGGATCTCTTAGGGCTTTTGACCGCAGAAAGTAATTTAGGACTTACGCATCTACCCTGCAATTAATTGCGGGCTAAAAGCTTAAACCTGTTGAAATAGGTTGGTTTGAGGCTTTCTTTAGTCAGTTTTAACTGACTTGAGCTTTGAGCCAAGAACTTTAGTTCTTGGTTGATTTGCGTAAGTCCTATAATTCTTAAATGGTTTCTTAGAGTTTGCTTTTGCCCTAGACTAGCAACAGCTATCAAGATAGTGCAAAGCACCATCTTTAATTTATCTATTTCTAATTTTGATTTCTATCTGTGGTGGTGGGGCTTGTGTTGGCGTTGCCACAGGTGTAGGAGGATTCGGAACAGGTGTCCCCAATGTTGGAGTTGGTGTTACTAATGGAGAAGTTAAGGGAGGAGTTGTTGGAATAGCAGTTGGTTGTGCGATCGCAGCATCCTTAAGACTAAATTTTAATTGATAGGGTATTTCAGTAGTGCCTCCAATTCCCTTTAATTGAACTACATAGGCTCCATCAGATGGAATTGGCACATCAGCATTTACAACATTAACAGCATTGGAGAGAGGTATGCCCTGAGCATTCAGGACAGTAAGTAATAGTCCAGTACCAGTAATCGAAGTACTCAGCAATTGCCCAGATTTAGCCTGAATTGTATAAGTGTGAGTAGCATCTCCTACTATTTTGTTAGGGACAACCAAAGACTCTTTATTGGCTTCCAAATTTAGGGCTTGATTTACTGCTGTATTCGTAGGCGTTGTTATAGGACTAGGGTCAGTAGAGAGCGGTTTAGTGGCAGGAATTGATGGATTATTGACAATAATTGGTGGCTGATTACTTCGCATCATCGCTGGTAAAGTAAAAGCCGCGATTACTGCTACTACTGCCAAAAGCCCACCAAATAGAAAGAGAACCCCTGAATTAGAGCTAGCTGATGGTGCTGGAACTGAGCGACGAGTTTGAGAACTAGATTTGTAAGAAGTAGGAACATTGGAGAGACTTGAATTCTCCGTCCCAGTTAGAATTGTTGACCTAACGATCTTGCTTGTAGTTGCTTTACGTTCCACTTCTGTCATCGTTGCAAAAGTGGTTATACCTTGATTGACCTCGCGTACTGACTGGTAGCGCTGCGTATAGTGATAGCGAACCATACGAGTTAATACCATTGCTAATCCGTTGCTAACCTGTGCTTTATCCCGCCAGACTAGCTCACCTGTAGCGGGATCGGTTGGCAAATCGGTAGGACTATACCCTGTGAGAGCTTTAATTGCCACCATGCCCAAAGCGTAAATATCACTGTTATAAGTCGGTCTGCCTGCACATTGCTCACTGGGCATATAGCCAGGTGTACCGATGGTAACTGTAAACCGCGATTCCCCTTTTTCGTTAGCCACAAGTTGCGTGTTAGCATCTTGCACTGCCTTGACAGCACCAAAATCGATCAGCACTATCTTTTGATCTTTCTTACGGCGAATTAAGTTATCTGGCTTAATATCGCGATGAATCACTCCTTCAGAATGAACAAAGTCCAAGACATCAAGAACATCTTTTAAAATCTTGAGTACTTCAACTTCGCCTAGTTGTTTGTCTCTGGTTGGCGCATCAATATTTTCCAACTCAGCAAAAAGACGATCTTGAGCTGCATTATCTAAATCTGATACATCAGGTAGTGAGGCTTTTAGTTCATCATGGAGCGATCGCCCTTCCACAAATTCTTGCACTAAAAAGAACTGCTTATCTTCCTCAAAATAGGCAAGCAATTGTGGGATTTGATCGTGGCTACCAAGTTTCTCTAGGGTTTCAGCTTCAGTGTTAAATAGCCGTCTCGCCTCACGAATAAAATTGGGATCATCACTAGCGGGTTTTAGTTGCTTAACTACGCAGGGTGGCGAACCAGGACGACGCATATCCCTAGCAATAAATGTATGCCCAAATCCACCTGCACCAATTTGTTTAATCAGTTTGTAGCGTCCATCTAGTACTTTGGCTGGCATGGCGATCACCCCTTTATTTCATAGTCTATGTAGCTAGGCACAACTAAATCTAAAACCCAAAAAATGCGTGCTGTCCGTGTAGCAGGCGGTACGCATTTTATTTCTGGATTTTTAATTATGCTGAGGTACTTATGTCTCATTGTATAGGATTAGTTGGTTCTGCAAAACTTCAGCGCTGTAAGTCGTATCATAAGATTAATAAATAATATTCTCTTGCCTCAAAGTTAATGAATTTGACTGCTGAAACGAACTCACTTGCACAACAACTCCATGCCATTGATGATCAATTATCAAAGCGATCGCTAGCTCTTGATCCCAGCGGTTACTTTATTATTTATGTCGATCGCCAACAAAATTTGATTTGCGCTAAATACTACAGCAACATCATTAATGAGCAAGGCTTAGCAGTTGATCCTGAAACAGGTAAACCAATTCCTGCTAGAGGCAAAGTTGATCGTCAAGCAATGCAGTTATTTACGGGGCGAACTGCTAAGGAACTCTGCGTAGAAATCTTTGAACAAACTCAACCTTGTCCTGTTACACTGTTTGACCATGCTGCATATCTAGGACGCGAAGCACAGCGAGCAGAATTAGCGCTGTTACAGCAACAGGAATATATCCAAGATTAGAGAGGTTAGAGATTGTTACGATATTCAGCGCTTTGCGCGCTCATATACCTCAAAATATAATTATTCATACCATAGTCATAAGCGCCAGATGTCACCTTCGCTAATCGCACCAAACAACAGTTGGTGGGAAATCCAAGTTATAGCCGAGCAATCTCTAGAAGAGCAGATTTTTTGGCGGTTACAAAATTTTGGCTGTCAAGGAATGGCAAGCCAAAAAAAAGATGGGCAGATTCGCGTTAGTAGCTATTTGCCAGTTGAGAAGGGTAGTGTTTTGGATCTAGCGGCGCTTGCTCTATGGCTAAAGCAAGATGCGATCGCAGTTGCTTACGAAGCCCCAGCTACTCAATGGACAGTAATTAACGATGAGGATTGGTCATCTAGCTGGAAACAACATTGGAGTCCACAGGAAATTGGCGATATGTTGGTGGTTTATCCTGCTTGGATTGAACCGCCGACTGATGGCGATCGCAAAATCTTGCGTCTCGATCCTGGTAGCGCCTTTGGTACGGGCGCTCATGCCACCACTCAACTTTGTTTAGAAGCCTTAGAAATGCGCTTATGGGGTGTAAAGCCCGAAGATAATATCGTGGTTGCCGATGTTGGTTGTGGCTCGGGTATTCTCAGTATCGGGGCTTTGCTGATTGGTGCAAGTCAAACCTATGCGATCGATAATGATATTCTGGCGATCAAGGCAACTAACCACAATCGCCAACTTAATGATATCCCTGAAGATAAAATCTGGGTACAAGTGGGTAGTATTCAGGATTTGATTGCGAATATGCCTACACCAGCGAATGGCTTTACTTGCAATATTCTTGCGGACATCATCGTTGATATGGTTCCCTATTTCGATCAGCTTGTTGACGAGAATGGCTGGGGAATTTTAAGTGGAATTTTGGTTGAGCAAGTACAGAAAGTTGCCGAAGCTCTTGATGCTCATAAATGGGTGATCGCCACATTCTGGAAGCGTCAAGAATGGGCATGTTTAACGATTAGACGGTCAGAATATTAACAAAATATATCAATGTAAGTTTTGCTTAAGACATAAAACCCAAAAGATGAGTGGTGGTGCTTCGCGCCAACACTCATCTTTTGGGTTTTGCTTTGCAATTTTTGGTTAATTAACGGGACGCGCTACCATAATTCCGATCGCATGATCAACGCCTTCAACGTAACGTTGTAAATCGGGAGAGACTTTGACCTTGCCTGATGGTGACGCATGGATGAACCCTATTCCATTGGCAGTAGGATAGACAAAACCTGTATGTGTAGCATCTAGCCCTTTCAGATCCGTAGTCACAGCAATAATGTCGCCAGCTTTGAGTAATGAATAGATAGAGCGAATCTTACGAGATGGAATATATCGTAATGGTTGCGATCGCATCTCTTGCTCCATCTTCTGCTCCATTGCTAAAATACACTGATGATTAGCTTCATTATTTTTCAGGCGTGGATATTTCTGCCAATTACTACTCATAAAGTCTAATTTCTTATTGAGAGGAACACCTCCCAATTCAGATGTGAGGTCACGCACAATATTGCGTTTCTGATTGTCGCGTATCCATTCTGAAAAATAATGTAAACGACTGCAATAGCCATCTAGCTTGCCATCTGCATAACGAACTTCTTGGATCTTTTCTACAAAGTTCTCGTAGCTGGGACTTGGCGATCGCAAGTTGCGAGAGAATGCTAAAACTGTCTCCACAAATAGCACACAGTCAAAATCTGTAAGTGATACGAATAGCTTTTCAGTTGTATCTTGATCTAATAAACCTTCGCGATAGGCTGCACCAAGAAATTTAGTAGAAACAGTTTGCAGAACTTCGTCTATGGGAAGGATGGTGATTTTGCGATCGCTTAACGTCTGCATAAATCGTTGATATTCGGCTTTAGTTTCAGAAATATCTATACTCGATATATTCTCAGAATTATTTTGAGGTGAATTTTGATGGGTTGATGGGTTACTTTTAGCAGTTACAAGAACTGAATCTTTGTGGTCAATATCTTTAATATTAGGAAGGAAGTAATCGCTAAAGGATAGTCCTAGCAAG is part of the Pseudanabaena sp. BC1403 genome and encodes:
- a CDS encoding WecB/TagA/CpsF family glycosyltransferase, producing the protein MSQRISIINVGIDTTSYVDTCDRIATLVQQATFCYIIAANVHVVMTAYWDRNYRQVLENAEIVTPDGMPLVWGLRSLGVKNQQRVYGPDLMLAWCDRAAQENLPIYLFGSTDETLNKLEQKLKLRFPDLAIAGKHAPPYFELENPNFEMLLAEDIELISKSGAKVVFVALGCPKQEFWMSHAQHRLAAVMIGVGAAFDFHSGQVSQAPQWMMAIGLEWLYRFSQEPIRLWQRYLINNPCFVILFGMQHLRRIFQSPKARGDASRRL
- a CDS encoding DUF429 domain-containing protein, which translates into the protein MKIYGIDFTSAPSKNKVIACAEAWLESDILHIQKFHRFIDFPSFMEFLMRSPVWIAGVDFPLGQPRKLIQNLQWGKTWAEYVDRIGQMSKQEFVETLNQYRQDRPAGDREHLRQTDRDAGAISPMKVYGVPVGKMFFEGAPRMLAAGFSVLPCHPTNDPRIVIEIYPALMSRSIIGKQSYKSDDKRKQTTEMQFLRQEIINQVRSPIYNTKYGFVVEIDKQVTCECVSDASGDTLDAVLSTIQAALAFRLPNYGIPKNCDHLEGWICS
- a CDS encoding serine/threonine-protein kinase — encoded protein: MPAKVLDGRYKLIKQIGAGGFGHTFIARDMRRPGSPPCVVKQLKPASDDPNFIREARRLFNTEAETLEKLGSHDQIPQLLAYFEEDKQFFLVQEFVEGRSLHDELKASLPDVSDLDNAAQDRLFAELENIDAPTRDKQLGEVEVLKILKDVLDVLDFVHSEGVIHRDIKPDNLIRRKKDQKIVLIDFGAVKAVQDANTQLVANEKGESRFTVTIGTPGYMPSEQCAGRPTYNSDIYALGMVAIKALTGYSPTDLPTDPATGELVWRDKAQVSNGLAMVLTRMVRYHYTQRYQSVREVNQGITTFATMTEVERKATTSKIVRSTILTGTENSSLSNVPTSYKSSSQTRRSVPAPSASSNSGVLFLFGGLLAVVAVIAAFTLPAMMRSNQPPIIVNNPSIPATKPLSTDPSPITTPTNTAVNQALNLEANKESLVVPNKIVGDATHTYTIQAKSGQLLSTSITGTGLLLTVLNAQGIPLSNAVNVVNADVPIPSDGAYVVQLKGIGGTTEIPYQLKFSLKDAAIAQPTAIPTTPPLTSPLVTPTPTLGTPVPNPPTPVATPTQAPPPQIEIKIRNR
- a CDS encoding DUF4346 domain-containing protein; protein product: MNLTAETNSLAQQLHAIDDQLSKRSLALDPSGYFIIYVDRQQNLICAKYYSNIINEQGLAVDPETGKPIPARGKVDRQAMQLFTGRTAKELCVEIFEQTQPCPVTLFDHAAYLGREAQRAELALLQQQEYIQD
- the prmA gene encoding 50S ribosomal protein L11 methyltransferase; the encoded protein is MSPSLIAPNNSWWEIQVIAEQSLEEQIFWRLQNFGCQGMASQKKDGQIRVSSYLPVEKGSVLDLAALALWLKQDAIAVAYEAPATQWTVINDEDWSSSWKQHWSPQEIGDMLVVYPAWIEPPTDGDRKILRLDPGSAFGTGAHATTQLCLEALEMRLWGVKPEDNIVVADVGCGSGILSIGALLIGASQTYAIDNDILAIKATNHNRQLNDIPEDKIWVQVGSIQDLIANMPTPANGFTCNILADIIVDMVPYFDQLVDENGWGILSGILVEQVQKVAEALDAHKWVIATFWKRQEWACLTIRRSEY
- a CDS encoding N-acetylmuramoyl-L-alanine amidase-like domain-containing protein, translating into MSQIIKPLLLCTLLGLSFSDYFLPNIKDIDHKDSVLVTAKSNPSTHQNSPQNNSENISSIDISETKAEYQRFMQTLSDRKITILPIDEVLQTVSTKFLGAAYREGLLDQDTTEKLFVSLTDFDCVLFVETVLAFSRNLRSPSPSYENFVEKIQEVRYADGKLDGYCSRLHYFSEWIRDNQKRNIVRDLTSELGGVPLNKKLDFMSSNWQKYPRLKNNEANHQCILAMEQKMEQEMRSQPLRYIPSRKIRSIYSLLKAGDIIAVTTDLKGLDATHTGFVYPTANGIGFIHASPSGKVKVSPDLQRYVEGVDHAIGIMVARPVN